Proteins encoded by one window of Misgurnus anguillicaudatus chromosome 4, ASM2758022v2, whole genome shotgun sequence:
- the sost gene encoding sclerostin translates to MQVSLALVHCGARLLLLLLLQGCFTAAHGWRAFKNDATEIIPEYTEDTQRPEERILSDNSTLNRAKNGGRRSSANSHTYGASELSCRELRSTRYITDGSCRSVKPVKELVCSGQCLPSHLMPNSILRGKWWRSNSSDYRCIPAHSRTQRIQLQCPNGPNRTYKIRVVTSCKCKRYTRHHNQSDPKESTSQKPRRNKKHTRLQQGRGRSKTPDINSNSY, encoded by the exons ATGCAGGTGTCTTTGGCGCTCGTGCATTGCGGCGCGCGGCtgctgctgttgctgctgctgcAGGGATGTTTCACAGCTGCGCACGGATGGAGGGCTTTTAAAAATGATGCTACAGAAATTATACCAGAATATACGGAGGACACACAGCGACCCGAGGAGCGGATACTGTCCGACAATAGCACACTGAACCGGGCAAAGAACGGAGGAAGGAGGTCATCGGCCAACTCACATACTTATG GAGCCTCTGAACTAAGCTGCAGGGAGTTGCGTTCTACGCGCTACATTACCGACGGATCTTGCCGGAGCGTCAAGCCAGTGAAGGAACTGGTATGCTCCGGTCAATGCCTTCCATCCCATCTGATGCCAAATTCAATTCTAAGGGGAAAATGGTGGAGAAGCAATTCATCCGACTACCGTTGCATACCCGCTCACTCCCGCACCCAGCGGATACAGCTCCAGTGTCCGAACGGACCGAACAGGACGTACAAAATCCGAGTAGTCACCTCTTGCAAGTGCAAACGCTACACTCGCCATCACAACCAATCGGACCCCAAAGAGTCGACTTCCCAGAAGCCCCGGCGCAACAAGAAGCACACGCGCCTTCAGCAGGGACGTGGCCGGAGCAAAACGCCTGATATCAACAGCAATTCGTACTAA